The proteins below are encoded in one region of Campylobacter rectus:
- the fldA gene encoding flavodoxin FldA codes for MIGIIFGSSMGNTEEAAGFLAEKLGLENELLNVANCDAAKLNGFDKLILGVSTWGTGDLQDDWDAFDFGGLKLGGKTVAIFGTGDAEGYADSFCGAMGKLYDEVVKAGANVVGAVSTDGYSFEESEAVRDGKFIGLPLDADNESDKTETRILAWIEQIKPHFS; via the coding sequence ATGATAGGCATCATTTTTGGAAGCAGTATGGGAAATACTGAAGAGGCGGCCGGCTTTTTAGCCGAGAAATTAGGGCTTGAAAACGAGCTTTTAAACGTAGCAAACTGCGACGCGGCCAAGCTAAACGGCTTTGACAAGCTGATACTGGGCGTTTCGACCTGGGGTACGGGCGACTTGCAAGACGACTGGGATGCGTTTGATTTTGGCGGACTAAAGCTTGGCGGCAAGACGGTTGCGATATTTGGCACCGGCGATGCGGAGGGCTACGCGGATAGCTTTTGCGGTGCGATGGGCAAGCTCTACGACGAGGTAGTAAAAGCCGGTGCAAACGTCGTGGGCGCGGTATCTACGGACGGCTACAGCTTCGAAGAATCAGAGGCTGTAAGAGACGGTAAATTTATCGGTCTGCCGCTGGATGCAGATAACGAAAGCGACAAAACCGAGACTAGAATTTTGGCTTGGATAGAGCAAATCAAACCTCATTTCTCTTAA